The following coding sequences are from one Nicotiana tomentosiformis chromosome 3, ASM39032v3, whole genome shotgun sequence window:
- the LOC138907867 gene encoding protein NETWORKED 1B-like, whose product MMLHEAPPRTEDIPERDSGGIPELLEIKDAPHRSQRMGDMSERALESLRTEENALSDSFGAAAIEDSPTFPAFSAGVIREAQALGGLDLDKPHDGEDPFRDLFTGIEDVASTGDESDLFHGVRQATTVHRETCSRSQNELRRYEADLQRVTNERNSLTLLLGQREEEIKDLRAELVKAHRDQTDLSEQVMILLKAYGLDTRTMAKFSVSQLQQKIEMIGKVSLGGRRDKSGVFAVERRHGEARRINELETWLAFILAKAESDAEKAKDDADALVAVYRADAEAAQVQAREAAEIADTRVHCVAELAKCRSRRETLEEIHARGFDLAEEIKRAKELKADAEALVSDDGDDGNDDDDGSLGDNVVMRKPPLGGEEVPKPTKDNKRRRASPPETPKPKKSSLESRRLISSFCLPMLRHFIEKRPPNTGLSWPDVRLISKSLCELTRAHRDQTELIELKAELVKQLREEAKMKEAETLGWKQSMDHLASEKDAVRDQLSSVERQLQSVKVENLARAHKVEELETRLAAELARATSEAEALVASYRADAEVANTRAKEISDAAEVRLSRVTEHTRR is encoded by the exons atgatgcttcatgaggctccgcctcgaactgaggatataccggAGAGAGATTCAGGTGGAATCCCTGAATTATTGGAGATCAAAGACGCACCTCATCGGAGCCAgcggatgggggatatgtctgaaaggGCCCTTGAAtcccttcgaaccgaagagaatgctctaagtgattcatttggggcagcagcaatCGAAGATTCGCCTACCTTTCCTGCTTTTTctgcaggggtgattcgggaagcccaagctctgGGGGGCCTCGATCTAGACAAGCCTCACGATGGAGAGGACccctttcgtgacctgtttaccggtatcgaggacgttgccagtactggtgatgaatcagatctttttcacggggtgCGGCAG gcaacgacagttcatcgagaaacatgttctcggtcccaaaaTGAGCTGCGTCGATATGAGGCCGATCTTCAACGGGTTACTAATGAGAGGAACTCCCTAACACTTCTCTTAgggcagagagaagaggaaataaaagacctcagAGCTGAGTTGGTCAAGGCTCATCGAGACCAGACCGacttgtctgagcaggtaatgatacttttaaaagcctatgggcttgataccagaACGATGGCTAAATTTTcggtctcacagttgcagcaaaaaattgagatgatcgggaaagtTTCGttaggaggtcgacgtgataaaagcggagtttttgcagtggaaagaag gcatgGTGAAGCAAGGAGAATAAATGAGCTCGAGACTTGGTTGGCCTTtatacttgccaaggccgaatctgacgccgaaaaggcaaaggacgatgcggatgcgctcgtggccgtctatcgggccgatgctgaagctgcccaggtccaagcaagagaggcagccgagatcgCCGATACTCGAGTACATTGtgtcgccgaacttgctaagtgccgatctcggagggaaaccctcgaggagatccatgctcgtggtttcgatctcgctgaagagataaaaagggccaaagaactcaaaGCCGATGCTGAGGCCCTGGTTTCTGATGATGGTGATGATggtaatgatgatgatgatggga GTCTTGGAGATAATGTCGTTATGAGGAAGCCTCCCCTCGGGGGAGAGGAGGTCCCAAAGCCGACCAAAGACAATAAAAGGAGAAGGGCCTCGCCACCAGAAACCCCAAAGCCCAAGAAAAGCAGCCTCGAAAGTCGAAGACTGATCTCATCGTTCTGCCTTCCGAT GCTACGACACTTCATCGAGAAGCGTCCTCCAAATACCGGGCTGAGCTGGCCCGATGTGAGGCTGATTTCAAAAAGCTTATGTGAGCTAACAAGAGCTCATCGAGATCAGACCGAGCTCATTGAACTa AAGGCCGAACTGGTTaagcagcttcgtgaggaggccaagatgaaagaggcagagactTTAGGGTGGAAGCAGAGCATGGACCATCTCGCCTCGGAGAAAGATGCGGTTCGGGACCAACTATCTTCGGTTGAgcgtcaactccaaagtgtgaaggTGGAGAACTTGGCCCGAGCCCATAAGGTTGAAGAGCTCGAGACTCGGTTGGCCGCTGAACTTGCAAGGGCCACATCCGAGGCAGAGGCGCTCGTGGCCTCCTACCGAGCCGACGCTGAAGTCGCTAATACTCGGGCAAAGGAAATTTCTGACGCTGCTGAGGTTAGATTGTCCCGTGTTACCGAGCATACTAGGCGCTAG
- the LOC104106788 gene encoding nematode resistance protein-like HSPRO2 has translation MVDYDRKTTKMISSDMPSKSPKISNKLQISIPAAAPIRLTELSAASDSACSAYEHYLRLPELKKIWSCVEFPSWKNESLLKPALQGLETTFRFISIVLSDPRPYMNRREWKRRLESLAMDQIEIIAMLCEDEEEDSETRGTAPVGDLTSSTSVLARQNSSAEVWKLSDETTVVSQTSEASLLPRLAAWQKSEDIAQKILNSIECEMRRCPYTLGLGEPNLSGKPSLEYDAVVKPSELHALKKSPSDRMNLENFENRTLYTTHQILETWIYASKMLLKRIAERIDRKDLEKAVNDCWLLEKTWKLLTEIEDLHLLMDPDDFLRLKNQLSIKATTESELFCFRSKGLVEITKQSKDLKHKVPNILDVEVDPQGGPRIQEAAMELFRKKESFEKIHLLQALQAIEMAVKRFYYSYKQLLVIVMGSLEAKGNTTFMAVDTSDALAQIFLEPTYFPSLDAAKTFLGEQWSHEHGKYSPERSNKA, from the coding sequence ATGGTTGATTACGATAGAAAGACAACAAAGATGATATCCTCTGATATGCCTAGCAAATCGCCGAAGATTTCAAATAAGCTTCAAATTTCAATACCAGCTGCGGCACCTATTCGGTTGACGGAGCTGTCGGCGGCGTCTGATTCAGCTTGTTCAGCTTACGAGCACTACCTAAGGCTACCGGAGCTGAAGAAGATATGGAGTTGTGTAGAATTTCCGAGTTGGAAGAATGAATCGTTGCTCAAACCGGCTTTGCAAGGTTTGGAAACGACTTTCCGGTTCATTTCTATTGTGTTGTCTGATCCTAGACCGTATATGAACCGGAGAGAATGGAAGCGGAGGCTTGAATCATTGGCAATGGATCAGATTGAAATCATAGCTATGTTGTGCGAAGATGAAGAAGAGGATTCGGAGACACGTGGCACGGCTCCCGTCGGTGACCTCACGTCGTCAACTAGTGTATTGGCTCGTCAGAATAGTTCGGCGGAAGTGTGGAAGCTTTCCGATGAGACGACGGTGGTTAGCCAAACGAGTGAAGCCAGCTTGTTGCCTCGTCTCGCGGCTTGGCAGAAGTCCGAAGACATAGCGCAGAAGATTTTGAATTCCATTGAATGCGAAATGAGGAGATGTCCATACACACTCGGATTAGGCGAGCCGAATCTGAGCGGCAAGCCAAGCCTTGAATATGACGCAGTAGTCAAGCCATCGGAGCTTCACGCTCTGAAGAAAAGCCCTTCCGATCGCATGAATTTGGAAAATTTCGAAAACCGAACGCTGTACACGACGCACCAGATCCTCGAGACATGGATCTACGCGTCAAAAATGCTTCTAAAGAGAATCGCCGAGAGAATCGATCGCAAGGACTTGGAAAAAGCCGTTAACGACTGCTGGTTACTGGAGAAAACGTGGAAACTTCTAACAGAAATCGAAGACCTTCACTTGCTAATGGATCCGGACGATTTTCTGCGCCTAAAAAACCAATTATCCATTAAAGCAACTACCGAATCGGAGCTATTTTGCTTCCGATCCAAAGGACTCGTAGAAATTACCAAACAATCCAAGGATCTAAAGCACAAAGTGCCGAACATTCTAGACGTAGAGGTAGATCCCCAGGGTGGGCCGAGAATTCAAGAGGCAGCCATGGAGTTGTTCAGGAAAAAGGAAAGCTTCGAGAAGATTCACTTACTTCAAGCTTTACAAGCAATTGAAATGGCAGTGAAGAGGTTCTACTATTCGTATAAGCAGTTGTTGGTAATTGTTATGGGGAGTTTAGAAGCTAAAGGCAACACAACATTTATGGCCGTTGATACAAGCGATGCATTGGCTCAGATCTTCCTTGAGCCAACATATTTTCCGAGTCTGGATGCTGCAAAAACTTTTCTGGGAGAACAATGGAGTCATGAGCATGGGAAGTATAGTCCAGAGAGAAGTAACAAGGCCTAA